The Clostridioides sp. ES-S-0010-02 genome window below encodes:
- a CDS encoding Gfo/Idh/MocA family oxidoreductase has translation MENINWAILGPGTIASEFAQAMSEVNCKVYAVASRSLERAKNFANKFDIENVYDDYDKMLENKNIDVVYISTPHCNHYEYIMKSLKNGKHVLCEKAITVNGSQLTDIITLAIEKNLIVAEAMTIYYMPLYKKLKEIVESGSLGKIKMIQVSFGSCKDYDVNNRFFSQDLAGGALLDIGTYALSFARYFMSSQPNEILTTVKKFETGVDEQSGIILKNSENEMAVISLTMRAKMPKRGILACELGFITVENFPRASKATITYTDGGRIETLEYGDTEKALKYEIEYVNNCILNKTKANTLESSIDVMNLMDEIRKQWGLRYTFE, from the coding sequence ATGGAGAATATAAATTGGGCTATATTGGGTCCTGGAACTATTGCATCAGAATTTGCACAAGCTATGAGTGAGGTGAATTGTAAAGTGTATGCTGTTGCTTCAAGAAGTCTTGAAAGAGCAAAAAACTTTGCAAATAAGTTTGATATAGAAAATGTGTATGATGATTATGATAAAATGCTAGAGAATAAGAATATAGATGTAGTGTATATATCTACTCCACATTGCAATCACTATGAATATATAATGAAAAGTCTAAAAAATGGTAAACATGTGTTGTGTGAAAAAGCTATAACAGTAAATGGAAGTCAACTAACTGATATTATAACTTTAGCTATTGAAAAGAACTTAATAGTAGCAGAGGCGATGACTATTTATTATATGCCTTTATATAAAAAATTAAAGGAGATAGTAGAGTCTGGAAGTTTGGGAAAAATTAAAATGATACAAGTATCCTTTGGAAGTTGCAAGGATTATGATGTTAATAATAGATTTTTTAGTCAAGATTTAGCTGGTGGGGCATTGCTTGATATTGGTACATATGCACTTTCATTTGCTAGGTACTTTATGTCATCTCAACCGAATGAAATTTTAACAACTGTTAAGAAATTTGAAACAGGTGTGGATGAACAATCTGGAATAATTTTAAAGAATTCTGAGAATGAGATGGCTGTAATATCATTAACTATGAGAGCTAAGATGCCAAAAAGAGGTATTCTTGCATGTGAATTAGGATTTATAACTGTAGAAAATTTCCCAAGAGCATCAAAAGCTACAATAACTTATACAGATGGTGGAAGAATTGAAACTCTAGAATATGGTGATACAGAAAAAGCTTTAAAGTATGAAATTGAATATGTCAATAATTGTATATTAAATAAAACAAAAGCCAATACTCTAGAATCATCTATAGATGTCATGAATTTAATGGATGAAATAAGAAAGCAATGGGGATTAAGATATACTTTTGAGTAA
- a CDS encoding purine/pyrimidine permease, which produces MKEHDTSKFHLEGKPPFKEALPLGLQHFVSMIAGNMVPAMLISNIVGLDKQMSTMLMQGAMLVAGIATLLQLYSIPLFKGHRLGSKLPVIMGTNYVFLGACLSVAGKYGLKALFGAQIGGAIVVFFIAFGIKKIRHLFTPIIAGTMIACMGISLFPTAVKNLAGGEGSATFGEPINFAIGLIVVVVIILLMKFGKGLVQDAAILIGIIFGYLVSLAFGLVDFSAIQGTSILSFPKPLVFGLEFRLDLILMFAILFMVAIADMMGAATIATMGAMNREVTDKELESATMGNALTSIIASVFSSIPTGVFGQNAAIVAINKVTSRFVLSITGVVLILVGFSPLLGAIITTIPSCIIGGVALIVFSSIAMAGYDMISQCGFTSDNNLIAGVSITLSIGITSVPQTLEKFPEIIRTLVGNSCIVSVFIVAMIIKYILSIKSNKSNDINIEA; this is translated from the coding sequence ATGAAAGAGCACGATACATCAAAATTTCATCTAGAGGGAAAACCGCCTTTTAAGGAAGCTTTACCTTTAGGATTACAGCATTTTGTTTCAATGATAGCTGGTAATATGGTTCCAGCTATGCTTATATCGAATATAGTAGGGCTTGATAAACAGATGTCAACTATGCTTATGCAAGGTGCTATGTTGGTAGCTGGAATAGCAACTTTACTACAATTGTACTCAATACCACTATTTAAAGGGCATAGGCTTGGTTCAAAGCTTCCTGTAATAATGGGAACAAATTATGTGTTTTTAGGTGCATGTCTTTCAGTAGCTGGAAAATATGGGCTTAAAGCTCTTTTTGGAGCTCAAATTGGAGGGGCAATAGTAGTGTTTTTTATAGCCTTTGGAATTAAGAAGATAAGACATTTATTTACTCCAATTATAGCAGGTACAATGATTGCCTGTATGGGTATTAGTCTATTTCCAACCGCTGTAAAAAATTTAGCTGGGGGAGAAGGCTCAGCCACATTTGGAGAACCTATAAATTTCGCAATAGGACTTATAGTTGTTGTAGTCATAATTTTGCTTATGAAATTTGGCAAGGGTTTGGTTCAAGATGCTGCAATTTTAATAGGTATAATATTTGGTTATTTAGTATCACTTGCATTTGGATTGGTTGATTTTTCTGCAATTCAAGGGACATCAATACTTTCTTTTCCAAAGCCATTGGTATTTGGTCTAGAATTTAGACTTGATTTGATATTAATGTTTGCCATTTTATTTATGGTAGCTATAGCTGATATGATGGGAGCAGCAACAATTGCTACAATGGGAGCTATGAATAGAGAGGTTACAGATAAAGAATTAGAGTCTGCTACAATGGGAAATGCATTAACATCTATAATTGCATCTGTATTTAGTTCAATACCAACAGGAGTATTTGGTCAAAATGCTGCAATCGTAGCTATAAATAAAGTTACTAGTAGATTTGTATTGTCAATTACAGGAGTAGTATTAATTTTAGTTGGATTTTCGCCATTATTGGGTGCAATAATAACTACTATACCTTCATGCATAATAGGAGGGGTCGCTTTAATCGTATTTTCATCAATTGCTATGGCTGGTTATGATATGATAAGTCAATGTGGATTTACGTCAGATAACAATCTTATAGCAGGAGTTTCAATTACCTTAAGTATAGGTATAACTTCAGTTCCTCAGACTTTAGAAAAGTTTCCAGAGATTATTAGAACCTTAGTTGGAAATTCTTGTATAGTATCAGTATTTATTGTAGCAATGATAATTAAATATATATTATCAATAAAATCGAATAAGTCTAATGATATAAACATAGAGGCTTAA
- a CDS encoding putative ABC transporter permease: protein MDSVGSLLYFLFNFFLYGFIGWIIENLYSYFTQGHFQEDGFLNGPFKPMYAIAMSIIIEVSRFIDPNNIFALLLLCLVVPTTVEYITGIIMKVYFNKVYWDYSDYKYNNRGIICLKFSMYWTILTFVGVRYLQVYVVDNLYSLIIPYWPIIVTVLLIALFVDEIFTIKFLRGNRDII from the coding sequence ATGGATAGTGTAGGTTCTCTATTATATTTTTTATTTAATTTTTTCTTGTATGGTTTTATAGGTTGGATAATTGAAAATTTATATAGTTATTTTACTCAAGGTCATTTTCAAGAAGATGGATTTTTGAATGGTCCGTTTAAACCAATGTATGCAATTGCAATGTCTATTATAATAGAAGTCTCAAGGTTTATTGACCCAAATAATATATTTGCATTGCTTTTACTATGTTTAGTAGTGCCAACAACAGTAGAGTACATCACAGGCATAATTATGAAGGTATATTTTAATAAGGTATATTGGGATTATTCAGACTATAAGTACAATAATAGAGGAATAATATGTTTAAAATTTTCTATGTACTGGACTATATTGACTTTTGTTGGAGTAAGGTATCTTCAAGTGTATGTAGTTGATAATTTATATAGTTTAATAATACCTTATTGGCCAATTATAGTAACTGTATTATTGATAGCATTGTTTGTGGATGAAATTTTTACTATAAAATTCCTGAGAGGAAATAGAGATATAATATAA
- a CDS encoding HAD family phosphatase, with protein sequence MQKVEGIIFDMDGVLFDSERISLEFWIETFEKYGYTMTKEIYTSVMGRNRKGIIEGLTKIYDSSVPILDLYDEKTKNMIEFMDREGAPIKLGVNELISFLKKNGYKMAVATSTKRERAVKRLAKANLKEYFDAIVCGDDVVNSKPNPEIFLKAAKKINVNPENCIVIEDSPMGVEAAYNGGIKCINVPDLKEPDEQIKAQSHKILENLLEVREYLKSLESKECCSL encoded by the coding sequence ATGCAAAAAGTAGAAGGAATTATTTTTGATATGGATGGAGTTTTGTTTGATTCAGAGAGAATCTCTCTTGAATTTTGGATAGAGACATTTGAAAAGTATGGATACACTATGACTAAAGAAATATATACATCTGTTATGGGAAGGAATCGTAAAGGGATAATAGAAGGTCTTACTAAGATATATGATAGCTCTGTGCCGATATTAGATTTGTATGATGAGAAAACTAAAAATATGATTGAATTTATGGATAGAGAAGGAGCTCCTATCAAATTAGGAGTTAATGAATTAATATCTTTTTTAAAGAAAAATGGGTATAAAATGGCAGTTGCAACCTCTACAAAGCGAGAAAGAGCAGTTAAAAGATTAGCCAAAGCAAATTTAAAAGAATACTTTGATGCTATAGTTTGTGGAGATGATGTTGTAAACTCTAAGCCAAATCCAGAAATATTCTTAAAGGCAGCCAAAAAGATAAATGTTAATCCCGAAAATTGCATTGTTATAGAGGATTCCCCTATGGGAGTAGAGGCTGCTTATAATGGGGGTATAAAATGTATAAATGTACCTGACTTAAAAGAACCAGATGAACAAATTAAAGCACAATCACATAAGATACTTGAAAATTTATTAGAAGTTAGAGAATACCTAAAAAGTTTAGAATCTAAAGAATGTTGTAGCCTATAA
- a CDS encoding Gfo/Idh/MocA family oxidoreductase, protein MVSKIRFCIIGTSNISKLFLRAASRIEEFELVAVYSRDLEKAKEFGKMHGASLFFDDLETMAKSDGIDAIYIASPNAMHSKQAITCLKHKKHVLCEKSLASNLEEVKLMIKVARDNNVLLMEAMRITCVPNFKAVKENLHKIGKIRRFFGSYCQYSSRYDKYKNGIIENAFKKELSNGSLMDIGVYCIHPMINLFGAPKCVKSFSHMLQTGVDGEGLAIFQYDGMDAVVQYSKIADSYIPSEIQGEKGSIIIEKLNLFERVVIRYKDGTEEDISILKEKEEEKPREIEGIYHELIEFITLINNNKIESGINSHENSKIVMGIMDEIRRQGKIVYPADSL, encoded by the coding sequence ATGGTGAGTAAAATAAGATTTTGTATTATTGGTACAAGTAATATATCAAAACTATTTTTAAGAGCTGCATCTAGGATTGAAGAGTTTGAACTAGTTGCTGTATATTCAAGAGATTTAGAAAAAGCTAAGGAATTTGGAAAGATGCATGGGGCAAGTCTGTTTTTTGACGATTTAGAAACCATGGCTAAATCAGATGGTATAGATGCTATATACATAGCTTCTCCAAACGCAATGCATTCAAAACAAGCTATTACCTGTCTAAAACACAAAAAACATGTGTTGTGTGAAAAATCATTAGCATCTAACTTAGAGGAAGTAAAATTAATGATAAAGGTTGCAAGAGACAATAATGTATTGCTTATGGAAGCTATGAGAATTACATGTGTTCCAAATTTTAAAGCAGTTAAAGAAAATTTACATAAGATAGGTAAAATAAGAAGATTTTTTGGAAGCTATTGTCAGTATTCTTCAAGATATGATAAATATAAAAATGGAATTATAGAAAATGCATTTAAAAAAGAACTGTCAAATGGTTCATTGATGGATATTGGAGTGTACTGCATACACCCTATGATAAATCTATTTGGTGCTCCAAAATGTGTAAAATCATTTTCTCATATGCTTCAAACTGGAGTAGATGGAGAAGGTTTGGCTATATTCCAATATGATGGTATGGATGCAGTAGTTCAGTATTCTAAAATAGCTGATTCTTACATACCATCTGAGATACAAGGAGAAAAGGGAAGTATAATAATCGAAAAACTTAATTTGTTTGAAAGGGTGGTTATTAGATATAAAGATGGAACTGAAGAAGATATATCTATTTTAAAGGAAAAAGAAGAAGAGAAACCTAGAGAAATAGAAGGAATATATCATGAACTTATTGAGTTTATAACTCTTATAAATAATAATAAAATAGAGTCTGGTATAAACTCACATGAAAATTCAAAGATAGTAATGGGAATTATGGATGAGATAAGAAGACAAGGAAAGATTGTCTATCCAGCTGACAGTCTGTAA
- a CDS encoding TIGR03792 family protein, producing the protein MKLKSFERPLFIEELTFRIDTKLIEKYLQLDYEIWIKGLELLEGFAGSEIWISESNPGEITSIIYWTDYKYYKNIDKDWLSDRKKRMSELMGEGNLEFVRAEHDVNKKYKLREYK; encoded by the coding sequence ATGAAATTAAAATCATTTGAAAGACCTTTATTTATTGAAGAGCTAACTTTTAGGATAGATACTAAATTAATAGAAAAGTACTTACAATTAGATTATGAGATTTGGATTAAAGGTCTAGAATTATTAGAAGGATTTGCTGGTTCTGAGATATGGATTAGTGAAAGTAATCCAGGAGAAATAACATCAATAATATATTGGACAGATTACAAGTACTATAAAAATATTGATAAAGATTGGCTAAGTGATAGAAAGAAAAGAATGTCTGAATTAATGGGAGAAGGAAATTTAGAGTTTGTAAGAGCAGAGCATGATGTCAATAAAAAGTATAAACTTAGAGAATATAAATAA
- the dltD gene encoding D-alanyl-lipoteichoic acid biosynthesis protein DltD, translated as MRKLIYFITPFIIGVVFLFGLDKFLDSKTDELLREKNLLPIMDDTLSDIKDKGVTANNHFLREKDIMILGSSELSNSTKQHPKYYFNTDRSKNKVFAIGRAYTQTLQDAAVLGSMNPNIDNKKVVLLISMQWFMEKDGVTSHHYQSRFSPIQFYRFLDNPKISKQNKIEYIKKSSKLLWGSDEYKAEALYAKLYEPKTVYEKAEKVLLEPYFQGRKYCIELKEKGILYKKLIRLDKHKKEGRKKPINWSHEKKKAIEDAKKRVGNNPLNIDKYYYNEHFKDGLEQYRGRDKGIDLVTSKEFESYKLLLNVCKDLDIKPVVVLIPSMGKFYDLTGISEKERNQFYDKAQNIAESKGFEVMNLKDKGKEKYYLRDVMHLGTKGWVDVCERLFKIFKEQ; from the coding sequence ATGAGAAAATTGATATACTTTATTACACCATTTATAATAGGCGTAGTATTTTTATTTGGGTTAGACAAATTTCTTGATTCTAAAACTGATGAACTTTTGAGGGAGAAAAATCTACTTCCAATTATGGATGATACTTTAAGTGATATAAAGGATAAAGGTGTTACAGCAAATAATCATTTTTTGAGAGAAAAAGATATTATGATTTTGGGGTCATCAGAACTTAGTAATTCAACAAAACAACATCCAAAGTACTATTTTAATACAGATAGGAGCAAAAACAAAGTATTTGCAATTGGTAGAGCTTATACTCAGACATTACAAGATGCTGCAGTGTTAGGAAGTATGAATCCTAATATTGATAATAAGAAGGTTGTCTTGTTAATTTCTATGCAATGGTTTATGGAAAAAGATGGAGTCACAAGTCACCATTACCAGTCTAGGTTTTCACCAATACAATTTTATCGTTTTTTAGATAATCCAAAGATATCTAAACAAAATAAGATTGAATATATAAAAAAATCAAGTAAGCTTTTATGGGGTAGTGACGAATATAAGGCAGAAGCATTGTATGCCAAGCTATATGAACCTAAGACAGTGTATGAGAAAGCTGAGAAGGTGTTATTAGAGCCTTATTTTCAAGGGAGAAAATACTGTATAGAGCTTAAAGAAAAAGGGATACTGTATAAGAAATTAATTAGGCTAGATAAACACAAAAAAGAAGGAAGAAAAAAACCTATAAATTGGTCACATGAGAAAAAGAAAGCTATTGAAGATGCTAAGAAGAGAGTAGGTAACAATCCTCTAAACATTGACAAGTATTATTACAATGAGCATTTTAAAGATGGTCTAGAGCAATATAGAGGAAGAGACAAGGGCATAGACTTAGTAACATCTAAGGAATTTGAAAGTTATAAGCTTTTATTAAATGTATGCAAGGACTTAGATATTAAACCAGTTGTTGTACTAATTCCAAGTATGGGCAAATTCTATGATTTAACTGGTATCTCTGAGAAAGAAAGAAATCAGTTTTATGATAAGGCACAGAATATAGCAGAAAGTAAAGGCTTTGAAGTTATGAATCTTAAAGATAAAGGTAAAGAGAAATATTATTTAAGAGATGTAATGCATCTTGGAACGAAAGGATGGGTAGATGTCTGTGAGAGATTATTTAAAATATTTAAAGAGCAATAA
- a CDS encoding flavodoxin family protein, which produces MAKILGICGSPRKGATEYAILQALEEAKEIPGIETDFWTVRGKNIGPCIHCDACMRKAEKCTIQDDMGELEKKLLEADGFIIGSPVYDMGITAQLTAVLNRLRHMYLVHGCNLQNKVGAAITTGGTRYGGQEMARLPIINFFLMHEVLVTGGLIGGYTGASIWSKDAKEQGAKDDEVGMNTIKRLGRGLAEAVKISKYGLEKWNIEKEELGITSETEKSPVKDH; this is translated from the coding sequence ATGGCTAAGATACTAGGAATATGTGGAAGTCCAAGAAAAGGAGCAACTGAATATGCAATACTACAAGCTTTAGAGGAAGCTAAAGAAATACCAGGAATAGAAACTGACTTTTGGACTGTAAGAGGAAAAAATATAGGTCCATGTATACATTGTGATGCTTGTATGAGAAAAGCAGAAAAATGTACTATACAAGATGATATGGGCGAACTAGAAAAAAAATTGCTAGAAGCAGATGGATTTATAATAGGTTCTCCTGTTTATGATATGGGAATAACTGCTCAATTGACTGCTGTGTTAAATAGATTAAGACATATGTATTTAGTACATGGATGTAATTTGCAAAATAAAGTAGGAGCTGCTATAACTACTGGTGGAACTAGATATGGTGGACAAGAAATGGCCAGATTACCAATAATAAATTTCTTTTTAATGCATGAGGTATTGGTAACAGGAGGACTTATTGGAGGATACACTGGTGCTAGTATTTGGAGTAAAGATGCAAAAGAACAAGGTGCAAAAGATGATGAAGTAGGCATGAATACGATAAAAAGACTTGGGAGAGGTCTAGCAGAAGCTGTTAAAATATCTAAATATGGTCTTGAAAAATGGAATATTGAAAAAGAAGAATTAGGAATAACAAGTGAAACTGAAAAAAGTCCTGTAAAAGACCACTAA
- a CDS encoding HlyC/CorC family transporter encodes MRELLNVTLIIVLVLINAFFVACEFAMVKLRSSRIDTMIAEGNNNAKRCKIIKDNLNSYLSACQLGITLCSLALGWMGESTVKELILPIISIFNLSESVIYTISISISFLIITMVEVVIGELVPKALALYNTERIMLSTSFLLIGFYKLTYPIIYFFNLSTDLFLKPFGYSQADEVDEPHTGDEIRLLVEESYKSGLIDESEQRLVDNIFEFEEKKIREIMVPRTDMICIYESDSEEKILSILRDEGVTRYPVCKKNKDDILGFVHIRDLYNQKINRNKIELGEILRDIIYISENCTIDKALEKLRKEKLQLAIVVDEYGGTSGVVTIEDILEEIVGEIQDEFDKEETHIKKIGTSSYLVDGTESINDINKYFGLDIEHDGFDSIGGWISYMLGSNIKVNQSVTFENYNFTILELDKLRVVKLIIKSVI; translated from the coding sequence ATGCGGGAGTTATTAAATGTAACACTTATAATAGTACTTGTTTTAATAAATGCATTTTTTGTAGCTTGTGAATTTGCTATGGTAAAGCTTCGTAGTTCTAGGATAGATACTATGATAGCTGAAGGTAATAATAATGCTAAAAGGTGTAAAATAATAAAAGATAATCTAAATTCATATCTTTCTGCATGTCAACTTGGGATAACACTTTGTTCACTTGCACTAGGATGGATGGGAGAATCTACAGTTAAAGAGTTAATATTGCCAATAATAAGTATATTTAATCTTAGTGAAAGTGTTATATATACAATATCAATTTCTATTTCCTTTTTAATTATAACAATGGTAGAAGTTGTAATAGGGGAGCTTGTTCCTAAAGCCTTAGCACTTTACAATACAGAGAGAATAATGCTAAGTACATCTTTTTTGTTGATTGGATTTTATAAATTGACATATCCAATAATATACTTTTTTAATCTAAGCACTGATTTATTTCTTAAGCCATTTGGATATTCACAAGCAGATGAAGTTGATGAGCCACATACAGGTGATGAAATAAGATTATTAGTTGAAGAAAGCTATAAAAGTGGGCTTATAGATGAATCAGAGCAAAGATTAGTTGACAATATTTTTGAATTTGAAGAAAAGAAAATTAGAGAGATAATGGTACCTAGAACTGATATGATTTGTATATATGAAAGTGACTCGGAGGAAAAGATATTATCTATTTTGAGAGATGAAGGTGTTACTAGGTATCCAGTATGTAAGAAAAATAAAGATGATATATTAGGATTTGTACATATAAGAGATTTGTATAATCAAAAAATAAACAGAAATAAAATTGAACTAGGAGAAATACTTAGAGATATTATATATATATCAGAAAATTGTACTATAGATAAGGCTCTTGAGAAATTAAGAAAAGAAAAACTCCAACTTGCTATAGTGGTAGATGAATATGGTGGTACATCTGGTGTAGTAACAATTGAAGATATACTGGAAGAGATAGTAGGAGAAATTCAAGATGAATTTGATAAAGAAGAAACTCATATTAAGAAAATAGGAACAAGTTCTTACTTAGTTGATGGAACTGAATCAATCAATGATATCAATAAATACTTTGGGCTTGATATAGAACATGATGGATTTGATAGTATAGGTGGTTGGATATCCTATATGCTTGGTTCAAACATTAAAGTAAATCAAAGTGTAACTTTTGAAAATTACAATTTTACTATATTAGAATTGGATAAATTGAGGGTTGTAAAATTAATCATAAAAAGTGTAATATAA
- the lpdA gene encoding dihydrolipoyl dehydrogenase, translating to MNADLIVIGGGPGGYVAAIRGAQLGLKVIIVEKNEFGGTCLNTGCIPTKTLFKDAQVLNYFNYAEEYGIKVDEYKLDLEKVQKRKKHIVKTLTSGVKGLLKANKVTVEKGEAKLISKDSVEIKLEGGSKKIIKGKNILIASGSKSSKPPIKGIDLEGVITSKEALEITKLPQKLVIIGGGVIGIEFAGILNEFGSDVTIVEFLNNIIPMVDNEVSSRLTKLLNKRGIKILLSSKVEEISKSDKELVVDINQNGEKTKIACNNVLVSTGRELDVDGLNLDNLGIKYDKKGIKVDENYCTSVPGIYAIGDVIGGIMLAHVASEEGKVVVERIVGEKTSVDYDLVPNSIFTFPEVSTVGLSEEEAKNKNLDYVVGKFQFSGNGKALTMNDSDGMVKVIASKDKTTIYGVHIIGPNASDLIHEAVIAMKAMLTVEEVASTMHGHPTLSEAFAEATMGIVGKAIHVPPARR from the coding sequence ATGAACGCTGATTTAATCGTAATTGGTGGTGGTCCAGGTGGGTATGTTGCAGCGATTCGAGGAGCTCAACTGGGGTTAAAAGTTATAATTGTAGAAAAGAATGAATTTGGAGGTACTTGTCTAAATACAGGTTGTATTCCTACAAAGACACTATTTAAAGATGCACAGGTTTTAAATTATTTTAATTATGCTGAAGAATATGGGATAAAAGTTGATGAATATAAATTAGACTTGGAAAAAGTTCAGAAAAGAAAGAAACATATAGTTAAGACCTTAACTAGTGGTGTAAAAGGATTATTAAAAGCAAATAAAGTGACTGTAGAAAAGGGAGAAGCAAAGTTAATAAGTAAGGATTCTGTAGAGATAAAATTAGAAGGTGGCTCAAAGAAGATAATTAAAGGAAAAAATATTTTAATTGCATCTGGTTCAAAATCTTCTAAGCCTCCTATTAAAGGGATTGATTTGGAGGGAGTAATAACAAGTAAAGAAGCTTTAGAAATAACTAAGTTGCCTCAGAAATTAGTAATAATTGGAGGAGGAGTTATAGGAATTGAGTTTGCAGGAATTTTAAATGAATTTGGTTCAGATGTAACTATAGTTGAGTTCTTGAATAATATAATTCCTATGGTTGATAATGAGGTATCTAGTAGGTTAACTAAACTACTTAATAAAAGGGGGATTAAAATACTACTTTCATCAAAAGTAGAAGAAATATCTAAGAGTGATAAAGAACTAGTAGTAGATATAAATCAGAATGGAGAAAAAACAAAGATTGCTTGTAATAATGTACTTGTATCTACAGGAAGAGAGTTAGATGTAGATGGACTAAATCTAGATAATTTAGGCATCAAATATGATAAAAAGGGAATAAAAGTCGATGAAAATTACTGTACATCTGTACCAGGTATTTATGCAATTGGAGATGTAATTGGAGGAATAATGCTTGCACATGTTGCATCTGAAGAAGGCAAAGTAGTTGTTGAACGAATTGTAGGGGAAAAAACAAGTGTAGATTATGACTTAGTACCAAATTCCATTTTTACTTTTCCAGAGGTATCTACAGTTGGATTGTCTGAAGAAGAAGCCAAAAATAAAAACTTAGACTATGTCGTTGGTAAATTTCAGTTTTCTGGTAATGGAAAAGCTCTTACAATGAATGATTCAGATGGTATGGTTAAGGTAATTGCTTCAAAAGATAAGACTACAATATATGGGGTTCATATCATAGGTCCTAATGCTAGTGATTTAATTCATGAAGCTGTAATTGCAATGAAAGCAATGTTGACAGTTGAAGAAGTTGCAAGTACTATGCATGGACATCCAACCTTATCAGAAGCTTTTGCAGAAGCTACTATGGGAATAGTAGGTAAAGCAATACATGTACCTCCTGCTAGAAGGTAG